From the genome of Nicotiana sylvestris chromosome 2, ASM39365v2, whole genome shotgun sequence, one region includes:
- the LOC104219503 gene encoding uncharacterized protein isoform X1: MSPIQNFEQHSRLLLEPDLPIQTRLQMAMEVRDSLEITHTGEYLNFLKCYFRAFSGVLYQITKPQFADNPEHKLRNIVVEILNRLPHSEVLRPFVQDLLKVAMHVLTTDNEENGLICIRIIFDLLRNFRPTLENEVQPFLDFVCKIYQNFRATVSYFFESGAMAVPPPPAPTSSVSSLGESDMKPMEVDQMSTSSGGYFGAGQLNPSTRSFKIVTESPLVVMFLFQLYSRLVQTNIPHLLPLMVSAISVPGPEKVPPHLKTHFIELKGAQVKTVSFLTYLLKSFADYIKPHEEGICKSIVNLLVTCSDSVSIRKELLVALKHVLGTDFKRGLFPLIDTLLEERVLVGTGRACFETLRPLAYSLLAEIVHHVRGDLSLSQLSRIIYLFSSNMHDASLSLSIHTTCARLMLNLVEPIFEKGVDQHTMDEARILLGRILDAFVGKFNTFKRTIPQLLEEGEDLKGRSTLRSKLELPVQAVLNLQVPVDHSKEVSDCKHLIKTLVMGMKTIIWSITHAHLPRSQVSASTQGTPPQVLASASTSSSVPQPFKGMREDEVWKASGVLKSGVHCLALFKEKDEERDMIHLFSQILAIMEPRDLMDMFSLCMPELFECMISNTQLVHIFSTLLQAPKVFRPFADVLVNFLVSSKLDVLKHPDSPAAKLVLHLFRFLFGAVAKAPSDCERILQPHVHVIMETCMKNASEVEKPIGYLQLLRTMFRALAGGKFELLLRDLIPMLQPCLNMLLALLEGPNGEDMRELLLELCLTLPARLSSLLPHLPRLMKPLVMCLKGSDDLVSLGLRTLEFWIDSLNPDFLEPSMANVMSEVILALWSHLRPAPYPWGGKSLQLLGKLGGRNRRFLKEPLALECKENPEHGLRVILTFEPSTPFLVPLDRCINLAVAAVMQRSVIVDAFYRKQALKFLRVCLSSQLNLPGSATDDRLTSRMLSTLLVSSVDPSWRRSETSDIKADLGVKTKTQLLAERSVFKILLMTIIAASAEADLHDSKDEYVISICRHFAIVFHIESSAAHGSLSVTPVGASVLSSSTSISAKSRYSTSSNLKELDPLIFLDALVDVLADENRLHAKAALNALNVFAETLLFLARSKHSDVLMSRGGPATPMIVSSPSMSPVYSPPPSVRVPVFEQLLPRLLHCCFGCTWQAQMGGVMGLGALVGKVTVETLCAFQVRIVRGLVYVLKRLPVYATKEQDETSQVLTQVLRVVNNVDEANSEARRQSFQGVVEYFASELFNPNVSINVRKIVQSCLALLASRTGSEVSELLEPLYQPLLQPLILRPLRSKTVDQQVGTVTALNFCLALRPPLLKLTQELINFLQEALQIAEADETVWVMKFMNPKVATSLNKLRTACIELLCTAMAWADFKTQNQSELRSKIISMFFKSLTSRNSEIVAVAKEGLRQVIQQQRMPKELLQSSLRPILVNLAHTKNLSMPLLQGLARLLELLSNWFNVTLGGKLLEHLRKWLEPEKLAQCQKSWKAGEEPKIAAAIIELFHLLPSAAGKFLDELVTLTIDLEAALPPGQFYSEINSPYRLPLTKFLNRYPTAAVDYFLARLCQPKYFRRFMYIIRSDAGQPLREELAKSPEKIIASAFPEFITKSDAPAGQESLSRPSTSTGDEGLATPQAEASVPSVSTNVAPQDAYFQGLALVKTLVKLMPNWLQNNRVVFDTLVLMWKSPARISRLQNEQELNLVQVKESKWLVKCFLNYLRHDKTEINVLFDILSIFLFRTRIDFTFLKEFYIIEVAEGYPSNMKRTLLLHFLNLFQSRQLGLDHLVVVMQMLILPMLGHAFQNGQTWDVVDSAIIKTIVDKLLDPPEEVSADYDEPLRIELLQLATLLLKYLQTDLVHHRKELIKFGWNHLKREDSASKQWAFVNVCHFLEAYQAPEKIILQLLQVFVALLRTCQPENKMLVKQALDILMPALPRRLPLGDSRMPIWIRYTKKILVEEGHSIPNLIHIFQLIVRHSDLFYSCRAQFVPQMVNSLSRLGLPYNTTAENRRLAIELAGLVVNWERQRQSEMKIVPANDGTGQNADGLSHASAGSVDLKHPTDGSSFSEDPSKRVKVEPGLQSLCVMSPGGASSIPNIEIPGSGGQPDEEFKPNAAMEEMIINFLIRVALVIEPKDKEASLMYKQALDLLSQALEVWPNANVKFNYLEKLLSNAPPSQSKDPAIALVQGLDVMNTVLEKQPHLFIRNNINQLSQILEPCFKYKVLDAGKSLCSLLKMVSLAFPPEAANTTQDVKMLYQKVEEFIQKHLAAVAAPQTSGEDNSGSMVSFVLYVIKTLAEVHKNFIEPANLVRLLQRLARDMGSSIGSHVRQGQRSDPDSAVTSSRQGADVGVVITNLKSVLGLINERVMVIPDCKRSVTQILNSLLSEKGTDPSVLLSILDVIKGWIEVDMTKPGVAIASSTFLSPKDVVSFLQRLSQVDKQNFTPSPAEEWDKKYLELLYGLCADSNKYALSLRQEVFQKVERQYLLGLRAKDPEVRMRFFSLYHESLGRTLFTRLQYIIQIQDWEALSDVFWLKQGLDLLLAILVENKSITLAPNSAKVPPLVVSGSVGDSTGPQPMVLDVPEGSEEAPLTFDSFVAKHTQFLNEMSKLQVADLVIPLRELAHTDANVAYHLWVLVFPIVWVTLHKEEQVALAKPMITLLSKDYHKKQATHRPNVVQALLEGLQLSHPQPRMPSELIKYIGKTYNAWHIALALLESHVMLFLNDTKCSESLAELYRLLNEEDMRCGLWKKRSITAETRAGLSLVQHGYWQRAQSLFYQAMVKATQGTYNNTVPKAEMCLWEEQWLSCAGQLSQWDVLVDFGKMVENYEILLDSLWKQPDWAYLKDHVIPKAQVEETPKLRIIQAYFSLHEKSTNGVAEAENIVGKGVDLALEQWWQLPEMSIHARIPLLQQFQQLVEVQESARIIVDIANGNKLSGNSVVGAHGGLYADLKDILETWRLRIPNEWDSSSVWYDLLQWRNEMYNAVIDAFKDFGTTNSQLHHLGYRDKAWNVNKLAHIARKQGLSEVCVSVLEKMYGHSTMEVQEAFVKIREQAKAYLEMKGELTSGLNLINSTNLEYFSVKHKAEIFRLKGDFLLKLNDCEGANLAYSNAISLFKNLPKGWISWGNYCDMAYKETHEEIWLEYAVSCFLQGIKFGIPNSRSHLARVLYLLSFDTPNEPVGRAFDKYLEQIPHWVWLSWIPQLLLSLQRTEAPHCKLVLLKVATVYPQALYYWLRTYLLERRDVANKSEYGRMAMAQQRMQQNVAGASAAGSMGLVDGNARMAGQSGGSSAVDNHIPQGAQSGGGVGSHDGSSSQIQEPERPDSSMPSGNDQSLHQSSSGGDGGQAALRRNSALTLVASAASAFDAAKDIMETLRSKHSNLASELEILLTEIGSRFVTLPEERLLAVVNALLHRCYKYPTATTAEVPQSLKKELSGVCRACFSADAVNKHVEFVREYKQDFERDLDPDSTATFPATLSELTERLKHWKNVLQSNVEDRFPAVLKLEDESRVLRDFHVVDVEVPGQYFTDQEVAPDHTVKLDRVGADIPIVRRHGSSFRRLTLIGSDGSQRHFIVQTSLTPNARSDERILQLFRVMNRMFDKHKESRRRHICIHTPIIIPVWSQVRMVEDDLMYSTFLEVYENHCARNDREADLPITFFKEQLNQAISGQISPDAVVDLRLQAYNEITKSFVTDSIFSQYMYKTLLSGNHMWAFKKQFAIQLALSSFMSFMLQIGGRSPNKILFAKNTGKIFQTDFHPAYDSNGMIEFNEPVPFRLTRNLQAFFSHFGVEGLVVSAMCAAAQAVVSPKQSQHLWYHLAMFFRDELLSWSWRRPLGMPLAPVVGAGSLNPVDFKQKVTTNVENVIGRINGIAPQYISEEEENGMDPPQSLQRGVAELVEAALTPRNLCMMDPTWHPWF; the protein is encoded by the exons ATGAGTCCCATCCAGAATTTCGAGCAGCATTCTCGGCTCCTTCTCGAACCCGACCTCC CAATTCAAACAAGACTACAGATGGCAATGGAGGTACGGGACAGTTTGGAGATAACACACACAGGGGAGTATTTAAATTTTCTTAAATGTTATTTTCGTGCATTTTCCGGTGTCTTATATCAAATTACAAAGCCACAGTTCGCGGACAATCCTGAACATAAGCTGAGGAACATTGTGGTTGAGATACTGAATAGGCTTCCTCATAGTGAAGTCCTAAGACCGTTTGTACAGGATCTATTGAAGGTGGCAATGCACGTTCTTACAACGGACAACGAAGAGAATGGCTTAATTTGCATCCGTATTATTTTTGATTTGCTTAGGAACTTCAGGCCTACTTTAGAAAATGAAGTTCAACCCTTTTTGGACTTTGTTTGTAAAATCTACCAGAATTTTAGGGCTACTGTGAGTTATTTCTTTGAGAGTGGGGCGATGGCAGTTCCTCCACCGCCCGCCCCCACTTCGTCTGTGTCGTCTTTGGGTGAGTCAGACATGAAGCCAATGGAGGTGGATCAAATGAGTACTTCTAGTGGGGGGTATTTTGGTGCTGGTCAGCTTAATCCCAGTACGAGATCATTTAAGATAGTTACTGAGAGTCCGTTGGTAGTGATGTTTCTGTTTCAGTTATATAGCCGGCTGGTCCAGACGAACATTCCCCATTTGTTGCCCTTGATGGTTTCAGCCATATCAGTGCCAGGCCCTGAGAAGGTGCCTCCTCATCTGAAGACTCACTTTATTGAGCTCAAGGGTGCACAGGTTAAG ACAGTTTCTTTCTTAACGTACTTATTGAAGAGTTTCGCTGACTATATAAAGCCGCATGAAGAGGGTATTTGTAAAAGCATTGTGAATCTGCTTGTCACATGTTCGGACTCAGTCTCTATCCGAAAG GAACTGCTAGTGGCCCTGAAACATGTTCTTGGGACAGATTTCAAGAGGGGGTTGTTCCCCCTTATTGACACGCTTTTGGAAGAGAG GGTCCTTGTTGGAACCGGTCGTGCATGCTTTGAGACATTGAGGCCTTTGGCTTATAGCCTATTGGCGGAGATTGTTCACCATGTCAGGGGGGATCTTTCTTTGTCCCAG TTATCACGGATAATTTATCTTTTCTCAAGCAACATGCATGATGCTTCTTTGTCGCTCAGCATCCATACTACATGTGCTCGTCTGATGTTAAATCTg GTGGAACCGATTTTTGAGAAAGGTGTCGACCAGCACACCATGGATGAAGCAAGGATTTTGTTG GGTCGGATTTTGGACGCTTTTGTTGGCAAATTCAACACGTTTAAGCGTACAATTCCACAG CTTCTAGAAGAGGGGGAGGATTTGAAAGGTCGATCTACATTAAGGTCAAAATTAGAACTTCCGGTGCAG GCAGTACTCAATTTGCAAGTTCCTGTGGATCACTCTAAGGAAGTCAGTGATTGCAAGCATCTGATTAAAACCTTGGTTATGG GAATGAAAACCATAATATGGAGCATCACCCATGCGCATTTGCCACGATCACAG GTTTCGGCATCCACCCAGGGAACCCCTCCTCAAGTTCTTGCCTCAGCATCAACTTCTTCATCAGTACCTCAGCCTTTTAAAGGAATGAGAGAAGACGAG GTCTGGAAAGCTTCTGGTGTGCTTAAAAGTGGTGTTCATTGCTTGGCATTATTCAAGGAGAAGGACGAAGAGAGAGACATGATCCACCTTTTTTCCCAGATTTTGGCTATTATGGAACCACGAGATTTGATGGACATGTTCTCCTTATGCATGCCTGAATTGTTTGAGTGCATGATTTCTAACACACAGTTAGTCCACATATTTTCAACCCTATTGCAAGCACCAAAAGTTTTCAGACCATTTGCAGATGTCCTGGTTAACTTCCTTGTAAGCAGCAAACTTGATGTCCTTAAGCATCCAGATTCACCTGCAGCAAAGCTAGTTTTGCATCTTTTTCGGTTTTTGTTTGGTGCTGTCGCAAAGGCTCCTTCAGATTGTGAGCGCATACTGCAACCTCATGTGCATGTTATTATGGAAACTTGCATGAAAAATGCATCCGAGGTTGAAAAACCCATTGGTTATTTGCAACTCCTTCGTACAATGTTCCGTGCCCTTGCAGGAGGAAAATTTGAACTTCTATTGCGTGACTTGATTCCTATGCTGCAACCCTGTTTGAATATGCTGTTGGCTTTGCTTGAGGGGCCTAATGGTGAAGATATGCGGGAGCTTCTGCTGGAGCTTTGCTTGACCCTTCCTGCACGATTAAGTTCACTGTTACCTCACCTTCCTCGCCTGATGAAGCCTCTTGTTATGTGTCTTAAAGGTAGTGATGACCTAGTGAGTCTTGGTTTAAGAACACTTGAGTTTTGGATTGATAGTCTGAATCCTGATTTTTTGGAACCAAGCATGGCAAATGTCATGTCCGAGGTGATTTTGGCATTATGGTCTCATTTGAGGCCTGCACCTTATCCTTGGGGTGGGAAGTCTCTGCAGCTCCTTGGAAAGTTAGGTGGGCGTAATAGGCGTTTTCTCAAAGAACCTCTTGCTCTTGAATGCAAGGAAAATCCTGAGCATGGGCTTCGTGTGATCCTTACATTTGAACCGTCCACCCCATTTTTGGTGCCTTTAGATCGTTGTATAAATCTTGCGGTGGCTGCTGTCATGCAAAGAAGTGTCATTGTGGATGCTTTCTACAGAAAACAAGCTCTGAAATTTCTTCGTGTATGCTTGTCCTCTCAGCTTAATCTTCCTGGTAGTGCTACTGATGATAGATTGACTTCTAGGATGCTATCGACCTTGTTAGTTTCCTCAGTTGATCCATCTTGGAGAAGATCAGAGACATCTGATATAAAG GCTGACCTGGGTGTCAAGACAAAGACTCAACTCCTTGCTGAAAGATCTGTTTTTAAAATTCTTCTTATGACCATTATTGCGGCAAGTGCTGAAGCCGATCTGCATGATTCCAAGGATGAGTATGTCATCAGCATCTGTCGACATTTTGCCATTGTATTTCATATAGAAAGCTCTGCCGCCCATGGTTCTCTTTCAGTTACTCCAGTTGGTGCCTCTGTGCTTTCATCTAGCACCAGCATTAGTGCAAAGTCAAGATATAGTACTTCTTCCAACCTGAAAGAGTTGGACCCTCTTATATTTTTGGATGCTTTGGTGGATGTCCTGGCGGATGAAAATAGACTGCATGCCAAGGCAGCTTTAAATGCACTAAATGTGTTTGCTGAGACCCTTCTATTCCTTGCTCGCTCGAAACATTCAGATGTGTTGATGTCAAGAGGAGGTCCTGCCACACCTATGATTGTCTCTAGCCCATCAATGAGTCCTGTATATTCTCCACCTCCTAGTGTTCGTGTCCCTGTTTTTGAGCAGCTTCTGCCCCGTCTTCTGCATTGTTGCTTTGGATGTACATGGCAAGCACAAATGGGGGGAGTCATGGGGCTTGGTGCTTTGGTTGGGAAAGTCACTGTTGAAACTTTGTGTGCTTTCCAAGTCCGTATCGTGCGGGGACTTGTTTACGTCCTCAAAAGACTTCCTGTTTATGCCACTAAAGAGCAAGACGAGACCAGCCAGGTGCTTACACAAGTTCTTCGTGTGGTGAATAATGTTGATGAAGCAAATAGTGAAGCGCGGAGGCAAAGCTTCCAAGGAGTTGTTGAATACTTCGCATCAGAGTTATTTAATCCTAATGTGTCTATTAATGTGAGGAAGATTGTGCAGTCTTGTTTAGCACTTTTGGCAAGCAGGACTGGTAGTGAGGTTTCTGAGTTGCTTGAACCCTTATACCAACCTTTGCTTCAGCCTCTTATACTACGTCCATTACGGTCAAAGACTGTTGATCAACAG GTGGGGACTGTTACAGCTTTGAACTTTTGCTTGGCCTTGAGACCTCCACTTCTAAAGTTGACTCAGGAGCTGATCAATTTCCTGCAAGAAGCATTGCAAATAGCTGAGGCTGATGAAACAGTATGGGTTATGAAATTTATGAATCCTAAGGTAGCAACCTCGTTAAACAAACTGCGCACAGCCTGCATTGAATTACTCTGCACTGCTATGGCGTGGGCCGACTTTAAAACCCAAAATCAATCTGAATTGCGttcaaaaattatttcaatgtTCTTCAAGTCTCTGACaagcagaaattcagaaattgtAGCTGTTGCAAAGGAAGGGTTGCGACAG GTCATACAACAGCAAAGGATGCCAAAAGAACTTCTACAAAGTAGTCTTAGACCTATATTGGTTAACTTGGCCCACACTAAAAATCTCAGCATGCCTCTTCTTCAAGGTTTGGCCCGCTTGCTTGAACTTCTGTCCAATTGGTTTAATGTGACCTTAGGTGGCAAGTTACTGGAGCATCTTAGGAAATGGTTGGAACCTGAAAAGCTAGCACAGTGCCAGAAATCGTGGAAGGCTGGCGAGGAACCAAAAATAGCTGCTG CTATTATCGAACTCTTCCACCTGCTTCCCTCTGCAGCTGGGAAGTTTCTGGATGAGCTTGTGACGTTGACTATAGATTTGGAAGCAGCTCTTCCACCTGGGCAGTTTTACAGTGAGATTAACAGTCCATATAGGCTGCCAttgaccaagttcctgaatcgaTATCCAACTGCTGCTGTTGATTACTTTCTTGCTCGATTATGTCAACCTAAATACTTCAGGCG GTTTATGTACATCATAAGGTCAGATGCTGGACAGCCTTTAAGAGAAGAACTTGCAAAATCACCAGAAAAGATAATTGCAAGTGCCTTTCCCGAATTTATTACCAAATCTGATGCACCTGCTGGACAAGAATCTTTGAGTCGGCCAAGCACTTCAACTGGTGATGAAGGCCTTGCTACACCTCAAGCCGAGGCTTCTGTCCCTTCAGTTTCAACCAATGTGGCACCTCAGGATGCTTATTTCCAGGGTCTTGCTTTGGTGAAAACTTTGGTCAAGTTGATGCCTAACTGGTTACAGAACAATCGTGTTGTCTTTGATACGCTGGTATTGATGTGGAAGTCGCCAGCAAGAATCTCCCGTCTGCAAAATGAACAGGAATTAAACTTAGTGCAG GTCAAAGAGAGCAAATGGCTTGTCAAATGCTTCCTGAATTATTTGCGACATGATAAAACTGAAATCAATGTTCTGTTTGATATCCTTTCCATCTTCCTCTTTCGTACTCGTATAGACTTTACCTTCTTGAAGGAGTTCTATATCATTGAG GTTGCTGAAGGATATCCATCCAACATGAAGAGAACCCTGCTCCTGCATTTTTTGAACCTTTTCCAATCGAGACAACTTGGTCTTGATCATTTGGTGGTTGTAATGCAAATGCTTATTCTTCCGATGCTTGGTCATGCATTTCAGAATGGTCAGACTTGGGATGTAGTTGACTCTGCTATAATTAAGACTATTGTTGACAAGCTTCTTGACCCTCCTGAAGAG GTCTCTGCTGATTATGATGAGCCTTTGAGGATAGAGCTTTTGCAACTCGCTACTCTCCTTCTCAAGTATCTGCAGACGGACCTTGTTCATCATCGGAAGGAACTTATAAAGTTTGGTTGGAATCATCTTAAACGGGAAGATAGTGCTAGTAAACAGTGGGCATTTGTTAATGTCTGCCATTTCTTGGAGGCTTATCAAGCTCCAGAGAAAATTATACTTCAG TTGCTGCAGGTATTTGTCGCTCTCCTCAGGACTTGCCAGCCGGAGAATAAAATGTTGGTTAAGCAAGCGCTTGATATACTCATGCCAGCACTTCCAAGAAGGTTACCGCTTGGTGATTCCCGTATGCCTATCTGGATACGTTACACCAAAAAGATTCTTGTTGAGGAGGGTCATTCTATCCCTAATCTCATCCACATTTTCCAGCTCATAGTTCGCCATTCAGATCTATTCTACAGTTGTAGAGCACAGTTTGTACCTCAGATGGTGAACTCTCTGAGTCGCCTTGGATTGCCATATAATACTACAGCTGAAAATAGACGACTTGCTATTGAACTTGCTGGGTTGGTTGTAAACTGGGAACGACAAAGACAAAGTGAAATGAAAATAGTACCTGCTAATGATGGGACTGGTCAAAATGCTGACGGACTGAGTCATGCTTCTGCTGGTAGTGTTGATCTTAAGCATCCAACGGATGGATCTTCATTCTCAGAAGATCCTAGTAAGCGTGTGAAGGTTGAACCTGGTCTTCAATCCCTGTGTGTTATGTCGCCTGGTGGTGCTTCCTCAATTCCTAATATTGAAATTCCTGGATCTGGTGGGCAACCAGATGAAGAGTTTAAGCCAAATGCAGCTATGGAGGAAATGATTATTAATTTTCTTATCAGA GTAGCATTAGTAATAGAGCCCAAAGATAAGGAAGCAAGTTTGATGTATAAACAAGCTTTGGATCTGTTATCACAAGCCTTGGAGGTGTGGCCAAATGCTAATGTCAAATTTAATTATTTGGAGAAGCTGCTCAGCAATGCTCCACCTTCTCAGTCAAAGGACCCTGCCATAGCACTAGTCCAGGGCCTAGATGTGATGAACACGGTTTTGGAGAAGCAACCTCATCTGTTCATCCGCAACAATATCAACCAGTTATCTCAG ATTCTAGAACCGTGCTTCAAATACAAAGTGCTTGATGCTGGGAAGTCACTTTGCTCCCTCTTGAAAATGGTTTCCCTTGCTTTTCCTCCTGAAGCAGCTAATACAACACAAGATGTGAAGATGTTGTATCAAAAGGTAGAAGAGTTTATACAGAAGCACCTTGCTGCTGTAGCAGCTCCTCAGACTTCTGGAGAAGATAATTCAGGTAGCATGGTCAGCTTTGTGCTTTATGTAATCAAAACCTTGGCAGAGGTGCACAAAAACTTTATTGAACCAGCAAATCTGGTCCGTCTTCTTCAGCGCCTGGCTCGAGACATGGGGTCATCCATTGGATCCCATGTGAGGCAG GGTCAGAGATCAGATCCTGATTCTGCTGTCACATCTTCTCGTCAAGGTGCTGATGTTGGTGTTGTCATCACCAACCTGAAATCTGTGTTGGGCCTTATTAACGAAAGGGTCATGGTCATCCCAGATTGTAAACGATCTGTAACACAAATACTCAACTCCCTGCTGTCTGAGAAGGGTACTGACCCTTCTGTGTTGCTTAGCATATTAGATGTAATAAAGGGATGGATTGAAGTGGACATGACTAAACCTGGAGTTGCTATTGCATCTAGTACCTTTCTTTCTCCAAAAGATGTTGTTTCTTTCCTCCAGAGGCTTTCACAAGTGGATAAACAGAACTTCACCCCTAGTCCTGCAGAAGAGTGGGACAAAAAGTATCTTGAGCTTCTCTATGGTCTTTGTGCAGATTCAAACAA GTATGCTCTCTCTCTGCGTCAAGAAGTTTTCCAGAAGGTAGAGAGGCAATATTTACTTGGTTTACGGGCAAAAGATCCTGAAGTGAGAATGAGGTTTTTCTCTCTTTATCATGAATCCCTTGGGAGAACACTGTTCACAAGATTGCAGTACATCATCCAAATACAGGACTGGGAGGCTTTGAGTGACGTATTTTGGCTAAAGCAAGGGCTTGATCTTCTTTTGGCTATATTGGTTGAGAATAAGTCTATAACGCTGGCTCCAAATTCTGCCAAGGTGCCTCCACTTGTTGTGTCAGGTTCTGTTGGTGATTCTACAGGGCCACAACCTATGGTCTTGGATGTTCCAGAAGGTTCGGAAGAGGCTCCTCTAACCTTTGATAGTTTTGTGGCAAAACATACACAATTTTTGAATGAAATGAGCAAGCTCCAG GTTGCTGATCTTGTCATTCCACTGAGAGAACTGGCACACACAGATGCAAACGTTGCATATCACCTCTGGGTTTTGGTGTTTCCTATTGTATGGGTGACTTTGCACAAGGAAGAACAGGTAGCCCTTGCAAAGCCAATGATAACTCTGTTATCAAAGGACTATCATAAGAAGCAGGCAACCCATCGGCCAAATGTCGTGCAAGCTCTTCTGGAAGGACTTCAGCTAAGTCATCCTCAGCCTAGAATGCCTAGTGAATTAATCAAGTACATTGGAAAGACTTACAATGCGTGGCACATTGCGCTAGCCCTGCTGGAAAGTCATGTTATGCTTTTTTTGAATGATACTAAATGCTCGGAGTCTCTGGCTGAGCTTTACCGATTACTCAATGAAGAAGATATGAGGTGTGGATTGTGGAAGAAAAGGTCAATTACTGCTGAGACGCGGGCTGGACTTTCACTGGTTCAGCATGGCTATTGGCAGCGGGCTCAAAGTCTCTTCTACCAGGCCATGGTTAAAGCAACCCAAGGCACTTATAACAATACGGTACCAAAAGCTGAGATGTGTCTTTGGGAGGAGCAGTGGCTAAGTTGTGCTGGCCAACTCAGTCAATGGGATGTGCTGGTTGACTTTGGGAAGATGGTTGAGAATTATGAGATATTGCTTGATAGTCTGTGGAAACAGCCTGATTGGGCATATTTGAAAGACCATGTTATCCCTAAGGCTCAAGTGGAGGAGACACCAAAACTTCGTATTATTCAGGCATATTTTTCCCTCCATGAGAAGAGTACAAATGGTGTTGCAGAGGCTGAAAACATTGTCGGAAAAGGTGTTGATCTTGCTTTGGAACAGTGGTGGCAGTTACCTGAAATGTCCATTCATGCCAGAATTCCCCTTCTACAGCAATTTCAACAACTTGTTGAAGTTCAAGAATCAGCTAGGATAATTGTGGACATTGCCAATGGAAATAAACTTTCTGGAAATTCTGTTGTTGGGGCTCATGGTGGCCTATATGCGGATCTTAAGGACATCCTTGAGACGTGGAGACTGAGGATACCAAATGAATGGGACAGTTCATCtgtttggtatgatttgcttCAATGGAGGAATGAAATGTATAATGCTGTGATTGATGCTTTTAAGGATTTTGGTACTACAAATTCACAGTTGCATCACCTTGGATACCGTGACAAGGCGTGGAATGTCAATAAGCTTGCTCATATTGCTCGCAAGCAGGGACTTTCTGAGGTGTGTGTGTCTGTATTGGAGAAAATGTATGGACATTCGACCATGGAAGTTCAG GAAGCTTTTGTAAAAATAAGAGAACAAGCAAAGGCTTATCTAGAAATGAAGGGAGAGCTGACTAGCGGCCTTAATTTGATAAACAGTACTAATCTGGAGTATTTTTCTGTTAAACACAAAGCTGAAATCTTTCGCCTCAAGGGAGACTTTCTGTTGAAGCTTAATGATTGCGAAGGGGCTAATCTTGCTTATTCAAATGCCATCAGCCTTTTCAAGAATCTGCCGAAGGGGTGGATTAGTTGGGGAAACTATTGTGACATG GCTTATAAGGAAACACACGAagagatttggttagagtatgcTGTTAGCTGCTTTTTACAAGGCATCAAATTTGGTATTCCTAATTCCAGAAGCCACCTTGCACGGGTTCTATATCTTCTCAGTTTCGATACTCCAAATGAACCCGTAGGGAGGGCATTTGATAAGTACCTGGAACAGATACCCCACTGGGTTTGGCTTTCTTGGATTCCACAGTTATTACTTTCCTTGCAGAGGACAGAAGCTCCACATTGCAAGCTTGTGCTATTAAAAGTTGCTACCGTCTATCCACAG GCTTTGTATTACTGGTTGCGAACATATTTGCTTGAGCGCCGTGATGTTGCAAATAAGTCTGAATATGGTAGAATGGCAATGGCACAGCAGAGAATGCAGCAAAATGTCGCTGGTGCCAGTGCAGCTGGATCTATGGGCCTTGTTGATGGGAATGCTAGAATGGCTGGCCAGAGTGGGGGTTCATCAGCTGTTGACAATCATATTCCCCAGGGAGCTCAGTCCGGTGGAGGTGTTGGGTCACATGATGGCAGTAGTTCTCAAATTCAGGAACCTGAAAGGCCAGACAGTAGTATGCCCTCTGGTAATGACCAGTCCTTACACCAGAGCTCATCAGGCGGTGATGGAGGTCAAGCTGCATTGCGCCGTAATAGTGCTCTGACTCTGGTTGCATCTGCTGCCAGTGCTTTTGATGCAGCCAAAGATATAATGGAAACTTTACGCAGCAAACATTCTAATCTTGCCAGTGAACTTGAG atcttgctcacagagatTGGATCCAGATTCGTCACTTTACCAGAGGAGAGACTGTTGGCAGTTGTTAATGCTCTACTTCACCGTTGCTACAAGTACCCTACTGCAACTACAGCTGAAGTTCCTCAGTCTCTGAAGAAGGAGCTTTCTGGTGTGTGTAGAGCATGTTTCTCAGCAGATGCAGTGAACAAACATGTTGAATTTGTAAGAGAATACAAGCAGGATTTTGAACGTGATCTCGATCCTGACAGTACTGCAACATTTCCAGCAACTCTTTCTGAACTTACTGAAAGACTGAAGCATTGGAAAAATGTCCTGCAAAGCAACGTGGAGGACCGCTTTCCAGCTGTGCTGAAGTTGGAAGATGAAAGTAGGGTGTTGAGAGATTTTCATGTTGTTGATGTGGAGGTTCCAGGGCAATATTTTACCGATCAG GAAGTTGCGCCCGATCATACTGTGAAGTTAGACAGGGTGGGAGCTGATATTCCAATAGTGCGGAGACATGGAAGCAGCTTCCGCCGTCTGACTCTGATTGGATCAGATGGTTCTCAGCGCCATTTTATTGTTCAGACATCTTTAACACCAAATGCTAGAAGTGATGAACGGATCTTACAGCTTTTCCGTGTGATGAATCGGATGTTTGACAAGCACAAGGAATCACGACGGCGGCACATCTGCATTCACACTCCTATTATTATACCCGTGTGGTCTCAG GTTCGCATGGTAGAGGATGATCTGATGTACAGCACTTTCCTTGAGGTTTATGAGAACCATTGTGCTAGAAATGACCGAGAAGCGGACTTACCGATCACATTTTTCAAGGAGCAACTCAACCAAGCAATATCTGGCCAGATTTCACCAGATGCTGTTGTTGATCTCCGTCTTCAAGCATATAATGAGATAACAAAAAGTTTTGTCACGGACAGCATCTTCTCACAGTATATGTACAAAACTCTATTGAGTGGCAATCACATGTGGGCTTTCAAAAAGCAGTTTGCTATCCAGTTGGCTCTTTCTAGTTTTATGTCTTTTATGCT